In the Maridesulfovibrio zosterae DSM 11974 genome, one interval contains:
- a CDS encoding sensor histidine kinase, with the protein MPETVRYRPQRFSLRTKLFSLLIGLVVANLAVAGMTLWYVSATQKIFEHMEKSDISALLSAQGLEKELMAQQGLTTYYSLDHNEQWLTRLEMHNKQFEALLNKARETNYLTQGRTILNSIESDYLRYIHSRSEVIDLYNKNLNKEGVELHRKIRTRFQSIYDLCEQYKQLHQERISLAAFNYNNQARVLTVLSLVAVPLSAVLAVWIGFILIKRILDPIRRLSRLEEKGMPDFLSGEMGALSERMQNLLDDVENAYDMLQHSRDQVAQSEKMATVGKLAAGMAHSIRNPLTSVKMRLFSLERSLDLDTVQKEDFEVISEEIRHLDTIIRNFLEFSRPPKLRPQEISLSELVDSTLNLLSHRLESCGVVVTVCRKEKLPIVNADPEQFKESLMNLILNSCESMVDGGKITIIEDSMIIAPYGKMATLTVTDNGPGIPATFRDDIFKPFYSTKEEGTGLGLSISNRIMIEHGGWLHLKDSGPQGTSFVMALPLKEASTWLRS; encoded by the coding sequence ATGCCTGAAACTGTACGTTATAGACCGCAACGTTTTTCATTGCGCACAAAATTATTTTCTTTGTTGATAGGTCTTGTTGTGGCTAATCTGGCCGTAGCAGGAATGACGTTGTGGTATGTATCTGCAACTCAGAAGATATTTGAGCATATGGAAAAATCGGATATCAGCGCATTGCTTTCAGCACAGGGTCTTGAGAAGGAACTGATGGCGCAGCAGGGGCTTACAACGTATTATTCACTCGACCATAATGAACAGTGGCTTACACGTCTTGAGATGCATAATAAGCAATTTGAAGCTTTGCTGAATAAAGCCAGAGAAACAAATTATCTGACTCAGGGAAGGACTATTTTAAACAGCATTGAATCAGACTACCTGCGCTATATCCATTCCAGAAGTGAAGTTATAGATTTATACAATAAAAATCTGAATAAAGAAGGGGTTGAGCTGCATCGAAAAATTCGTACCAGATTTCAGTCCATCTATGATCTGTGCGAACAATATAAGCAACTTCATCAGGAACGTATCAGTCTTGCTGCTTTTAATTATAATAATCAGGCAAGAGTTCTTACTGTTCTGTCTCTTGTTGCAGTTCCTTTGTCAGCTGTATTGGCAGTCTGGATCGGTTTTATTCTGATTAAACGTATTCTTGATCCTATCCGACGTTTATCCAGACTGGAAGAAAAAGGTATGCCGGATTTTCTTTCCGGCGAAATGGGGGCTCTGTCCGAGCGTATGCAGAATCTTCTTGATGATGTTGAAAATGCTTATGACATGCTTCAGCACAGTCGTGATCAGGTTGCCCAGTCTGAAAAAATGGCCACAGTCGGCAAGCTGGCCGCAGGCATGGCGCATTCTATCCGCAACCCTCTGACATCGGTTAAAATGCGTTTGTTTTCGCTGGAACGGAGTCTTGATCTGGACACCGTTCAAAAAGAGGATTTCGAAGTTATTTCCGAGGAAATCAGGCATCTGGATACCATTATAAGAAATTTTCTCGAATTTTCACGGCCGCCGAAACTCCGGCCTCAGGAGATATCTCTGTCTGAGCTGGTTGACAGTACTTTAAATTTACTCAGTCACCGTCTCGAATCCTGCGGAGTCGTGGTAACTGTCTGCCGTAAAGAAAAACTTCCCATTGTTAATGCCGACCCTGAACAGTTTAAAGAATCGCTGATGAATTTGATTCTTAACTCTTGTGAGTCTATGGTTGATGGTGGAAAAATAACCATTATCGAGGATTCAATGATAATTGCTCCTTACGGTAAAATGGCAACTTTAACCGTAACTGATAACGGTCCGGGTATTCCGGCTACATTCAGAGATGATATTTTTAAGCCGTTTTATTCTACCAAGGAAGAAGGGACAGGTTTGGGATTATCGATTTCCAACCGCATTATGATTGAGCATGGAGGGTGGCTGCACCTTAAAGATTCGGGGCCGCAGGGAACCTCGTTTGTAATGGCTCTACCCCTGAAGGAAGCAAGCACATGGCTGAGATCCTGA
- a CDS encoding sigma-54-dependent transcriptional regulator: MAEILIVDDDSQLRQSFEKLLKQEGHLVRIASSGEAGVAAVNESVPDLVIMDMRMSGITGLEAFRLMRETAPRMSVIIMTAYGTTETAIEATKMGAYDYILKPFDIPEMLTLIHQALETSRKCREYTAKREQVSPAGNQMLGSSRVMQKVYKSIGRVAATDALVLIRGESGTGKELVAQAVYKHSMRKEKPLLVINCVAIPDTLLESELFGYEKGAFTGADRSRAGRIEQAAGGTVFLDEIGDMPLNIQAKILRLLQEKQLERLGGGNSIPIDVRILAATNRDLEKAVADGEFREDLYYRLNVVTINLPRLSEREDDVFELADHFLDCRSAEMEMHNPGISEDGKEFLATHDWPGNVRELSNAIQKALIFNRGAPITRNELTQVIGLSSDRHAPSDVSEDAFKAEIRQVLTKHAGENGFEMLMDYAGRLVVSEALEITGGNRTRAAKLLGMTRPTLNARIDKYGLRTEVKVN; this comes from the coding sequence ATGGCTGAGATCCTGATTGTAGATGACGATTCGCAATTGCGGCAGAGTTTTGAAAAACTTCTGAAGCAGGAAGGGCATCTGGTGCGTATTGCCTCCTCCGGTGAAGCCGGAGTGGCGGCGGTGAATGAATCCGTGCCTGATCTGGTTATTATGGATATGCGTATGTCCGGTATTACCGGATTGGAAGCTTTCCGTCTGATGCGTGAAACGGCCCCCCGTATGTCCGTGATAATCATGACCGCCTACGGTACAACCGAGACAGCTATCGAAGCCACTAAAATGGGAGCTTACGATTATATTTTAAAACCCTTTGATATTCCTGAAATGCTGACCTTGATTCATCAGGCTCTGGAAACATCCAGAAAATGCAGAGAGTATACTGCAAAACGGGAACAGGTTTCACCTGCAGGCAATCAAATGCTGGGCAGCAGCCGGGTTATGCAGAAGGTTTATAAATCCATAGGACGTGTTGCAGCAACAGATGCGCTGGTACTTATCCGCGGAGAGTCCGGTACGGGGAAAGAGCTGGTGGCTCAGGCTGTTTATAAACACAGTATGCGGAAAGAAAAACCGTTGCTGGTGATCAACTGCGTAGCTATTCCTGATACTCTGCTTGAATCGGAGCTGTTCGGCTATGAAAAGGGTGCATTTACCGGTGCTGACCGGAGCCGGGCCGGACGCATTGAACAGGCTGCCGGAGGAACTGTTTTTCTTGATGAAATAGGAGATATGCCGCTAAATATTCAGGCAAAAATACTCCGGCTGTTACAGGAGAAACAGCTTGAACGGCTGGGTGGTGGTAATTCCATTCCGATTGATGTGCGTATTCTGGCAGCGACTAACCGTGATCTGGAAAAAGCTGTGGCTGACGGAGAATTCAGGGAAGATTTATATTACAGACTTAATGTCGTGACCATCAACCTGCCAAGGCTGAGCGAACGTGAGGATGATGTATTTGAACTGGCAGATCATTTTCTGGATTGCCGAAGTGCCGAAATGGAAATGCATAATCCCGGAATTTCTGAAGACGGCAAAGAGTTTCTGGCAACTCATGACTGGCCCGGTAATGTGCGTGAACTTTCAAATGCCATACAGAAAGCACTGATTTTCAACCGTGGTGCTCCGATTACAAGGAATGAACTTACGCAGGTCATCGGACTCAGTTCTGATCGTCATGCTCCTTCTGATGTCTCAGAGGATGCTTTCAAGGCTGAGATCAGGCAGGTGCTTACAAAGCATGCCGGAGAAAACGGTTTTGAAATGCTCATGGATTATGCCGGCCGCCTTGTTGTGAGCGAAGCTCTGGAGATTACCGGAGGCAACCGGACCCGCGCAGCAAAACTGCTCGGCATGACAAGGCCGACCC